From a region of the Deltaproteobacteria bacterium genome:
- the thiE gene encoding thiamine phosphate synthase, whose translation MIDFTLYLITDRQQVPGGDLLSALEEALEGGVRAVQLRERDLTDRELYDLGMTVRVLTREYGAKLLINDRADIAAAVEADGVHLRQSSYSAREARRIVGKDALIGVSTHSLEQAKAAEAEGGDFVTFGPVFDTPSKRSYGPPLGLDRLDAACRELTVPVFAVGGIGEREVAPVLRAGAFGVALISAVLAGGDIRETAAGIMTELQRRGGTPRREGMR comes from the coding sequence ATGATCGACTTCACCCTCTACCTTATCACCGACCGTCAACAGGTTCCGGGCGGAGATCTTTTGTCCGCCCTGGAGGAGGCCCTCGAAGGCGGTGTGCGTGCGGTGCAGCTTCGGGAGCGCGACCTTACCGACCGGGAACTCTATGACCTGGGCATGACGGTCCGAGTACTGACCCGGGAATATGGGGCGAAGCTCTTGATCAATGATCGGGCCGACATCGCCGCGGCTGTCGAGGCCGACGGGGTTCACCTGCGGCAGTCGAGTTACTCCGCCCGGGAGGCCCGTCGGATCGTGGGGAAGGATGCCCTGATCGGAGTTTCCACCCACTCATTGGAGCAGGCGAAGGCGGCGGAGGCGGAAGGCGGCGATTTCGTGACCTTCGGACCCGTCTTCGACACTCCTTCAAAGAGGTCTTACGGCCCCCCTCTCGGGCTTGACCGACTTGATGCGGCTTGCCGTGAATTGACGGTCCCCGTCTTTGCCGTCGGCGGGATAGGGGAGCGGGAAGTGGCGCCGGTGCTTCGGGCCGGGGCTTTCGGAGTTGCACTGATCTCCGCCGTTCTGGCCGGTGGGGACATCCGGGAAACCGCTGCGGGTATAATGACGGAACTTCAACGAAGAGGCGGGACTCCCCGCCGGGAAGGGATGAGATGA
- a CDS encoding thiazole synthase, translated as MEEKLMIAGIEFRSRLWIGTGKYKDFDETRRAVEASGADVVTVSVRRVNITDPTKENLLEHIDPKKYKILPNTAGCSTADEAIRTARLARAAGISDMVKLEVIAEHKSLFPDTEGLLEATRVLVKEGFIVLPYTTDDPILAMKLEDAGASAVMPLGAPIGSGLGICNPYNLRILMESVSVPVVVDAGVGTASDAVVAMELGAEAVLMNTGIAGAGDPIAMAEAMNHAVRAGRLAYRAGRIPRKLYATASSPIEGMIQ; from the coding sequence ATGGAAGAGAAACTGATGATCGCCGGCATTGAGTTTAGATCTCGTCTCTGGATCGGGACGGGGAAGTACAAAGACTTCGACGAGACACGCCGGGCGGTGGAGGCCTCCGGGGCGGACGTGGTGACGGTCTCGGTACGGCGGGTCAACATTACCGACCCGACGAAGGAGAACCTGCTGGAACACATTGATCCGAAGAAGTACAAGATCCTCCCGAACACGGCGGGGTGCAGCACGGCCGACGAGGCGATTCGAACGGCGCGCCTTGCCCGCGCGGCCGGGATTTCCGACATGGTCAAACTCGAAGTGATCGCAGAGCACAAGAGTCTTTTCCCCGACACCGAGGGGCTTCTCGAGGCGACCCGGGTTCTCGTGAAAGAAGGGTTCATTGTCCTTCCCTATACCACGGACGATCCGATCCTGGCGATGAAACTGGAGGATGCCGGCGCCTCGGCGGTCATGCCGCTCGGCGCCCCGATCGGCTCGGGCCTCGGAATTTGCAATCCCTACAATCTCAGGATACTCATGGAATCGGTGTCGGTGCCGGTTGTGGTCGATGCCGGCGTGGGGACTGCCTCGGACGCCGTGGTGGCGATGGAGTTAGGGGCGGAGGCGGTCCTGATGAACACGGGGATCGCAGGCGCCGGGGACCCGATCGCCATGGCGGAAGCGATGAACCATGCCGTCCGGGCGGGAAGGCTGGCCTACCGGGCGGGTCGTATCCCGAGGAAGCTCTACGCCACGGCGAGCAGCCCGATTGAGGGAATGATTCAATAA
- the thiS gene encoding sulfur carrier protein ThiS — protein sequence MKIKLNGEEREIAEGMALSGLLQELRFSTARVAVELNREIIPPEVYGETTLADGDVLEVVGFVGGG from the coding sequence ATGAAGATCAAACTCAACGGGGAAGAACGGGAGATTGCGGAGGGGATGGCTCTCTCCGGATTATTGCAGGAATTGCGGTTCTCCACGGCCCGGGTGGCGGTGGAGCTGAACCGGGAGATCATCCCCCCCGAGGTCTACGGGGAGACGACCCTGGCTGATGGGGATGTGCTGGAGGTGGTGGGGTTCGTGGGGGGAGGATGA
- the hydG gene encoding [FeFe] hydrogenase H-cluster radical SAM maturase HydG has protein sequence MKTEEEKVKSAFRIPEEEIQNLLQPGHRGGAFAETILEQSRQGKPLDLLEAAVLLSIEEPALIDRLYETAREVKERVFGKRIVLFAPLYISNRCVNNCLYCGFRRENREAERKTLPIPGIVEEARALYDGGYRRVLLVAGEGSGSSIDYLCDAVSAIYRETPIRIVHVNAAPMDEDDFRRLKGAGAGVYQCFQETYHPETYARMHPSGPKSDYERRLSVMDRAVAAGFGDVGMGALFGLYDDRFEVLALIAHARYLEERFGVGPHTVSVPRLQPAAGSALQSVPCPVSDEAFKKIVAVFRLAVPYAGVVVSTREGAALRDEVIRIGVSQISAGSRTDIGGYAHAKEETGTAQFSLSDGRNLDEVIAAILDHGLEPSLCTACYRSGRTGEAFRAVAESGRVRDFCEANALFSLMEYFKDHGTEKTRAAVHEQIVARVTQLKDDAFRREVEKGLDRVARGEEDVHF, from the coding sequence ATGAAAACAGAGGAAGAGAAAGTCAAGAGTGCATTCCGGATTCCGGAAGAAGAAATTCAGAACCTTTTGCAGCCGGGGCATCGTGGCGGGGCTTTCGCGGAGACCATTCTGGAGCAGTCCCGGCAGGGAAAGCCGCTCGACCTCTTGGAAGCAGCGGTGCTGCTGTCGATCGAAGAACCCGCCCTGATCGACCGCCTCTACGAGACGGCCCGGGAGGTCAAGGAGCGGGTTTTCGGTAAAAGGATCGTCCTCTTCGCACCGCTCTACATCTCCAACCGCTGTGTCAACAACTGTCTCTACTGCGGCTTCCGGAGGGAGAACAGGGAGGCGGAACGGAAGACCCTCCCGATCCCCGGGATCGTGGAGGAGGCGCGGGCGTTGTATGACGGAGGCTACCGGCGGGTTCTCCTCGTGGCCGGGGAGGGGAGCGGCTCCTCCATCGATTACCTCTGCGACGCAGTCTCGGCCATCTACCGGGAAACGCCGATCCGGATCGTTCATGTCAACGCCGCCCCGATGGATGAAGATGACTTCAGACGCCTGAAGGGGGCTGGCGCGGGGGTCTATCAATGTTTTCAGGAGACCTATCACCCGGAAACCTATGCCCGGATGCATCCCTCCGGTCCGAAGAGCGACTATGAACGGCGTCTCTCCGTCATGGACCGGGCCGTGGCCGCGGGATTCGGCGATGTCGGGATGGGGGCACTTTTCGGCCTTTACGACGATCGTTTCGAGGTCCTGGCCCTGATCGCCCATGCGCGCTATCTCGAAGAGCGCTTCGGCGTCGGTCCCCACACGGTTTCGGTCCCCCGTCTCCAGCCGGCGGCAGGCTCCGCTCTTCAATCGGTTCCCTGTCCGGTCTCCGACGAAGCATTCAAAAAAATCGTCGCGGTCTTCCGGTTGGCCGTGCCTTACGCCGGGGTGGTCGTTTCCACCCGGGAAGGTGCGGCACTGCGGGACGAGGTGATCCGGATCGGCGTTTCCCAGATCAGCGCCGGGTCCCGGACCGACATCGGCGGCTATGCCCATGCGAAAGAGGAGACGGGGACCGCTCAGTTTTCCCTGAGCGATGGCAGGAACCTGGATGAGGTGATTGCAGCCATCCTTGATCACGGCCTGGAGCCGAGCCTCTGCACTGCCTGCTACCGTTCCGGCCGGACGGGGGAGGCCTTTCGTGCCGTTGCGGAGTCGGGCAGGGTCCGGGATTTTTGCGAGGCCAATGCACTCTTCTCCCTCATGGAGTATTTTAAGGACCACGGAACGGAAAAGACGCGTGCCGCCGTGCACGAACAGATTGTCGCCCGCGTAACACAGCTCAAAGATGATGCCTTCCGGCGGGAAGTAGAGAAGGGCCTCGATCGGGTCGCCCGGGGGGAAGAAGACGTCCACTTCTGA
- the thiF gene encoding sulfur carrier protein ThiS adenylyltransferase ThiF translates to MRIKVNERFLALPEQLTLHALREAEKPNADLLILNGFPVSDDRLLSEGDEVVLIRRGEVPSREELEILMAARHTPGVHDKVKRGVVGIAGLGGLGSSVAVALARLGVGRLILADYDVVEPSNLNRQQYFTDQIGMTKAAAMTANLHRINPYVEVSSHEVCLTPENLTEIFAGVSVIVEAFDTAEAKSMMINTVLRKMDGTFVVCASGLAGYGPSGEIRITPFGKRCFIVGDGTTAAAPGTGLMSPRVGVAAHHQANVVLRLLLEKK, encoded by the coding sequence ATGCGGATCAAAGTCAATGAAAGGTTTCTCGCCCTGCCGGAGCAACTAACTCTCCATGCCCTTCGTGAAGCCGAAAAGCCGAACGCCGATCTCCTCATTCTCAACGGTTTTCCCGTGTCCGACGACCGGCTTCTTTCAGAGGGGGATGAGGTGGTCCTGATCCGGCGCGGGGAGGTTCCTTCCCGGGAAGAACTGGAAATTCTCATGGCGGCCCGTCATACGCCCGGTGTCCATGATAAGGTGAAAAGGGGGGTCGTCGGGATTGCCGGACTGGGAGGGCTCGGTTCCTCCGTGGCGGTGGCGCTTGCCCGGCTCGGCGTCGGGCGGCTGATCCTTGCCGATTACGATGTGGTGGAACCTTCCAACCTGAACCGTCAGCAGTATTTCACCGACCAGATCGGGATGACCAAAGCGGCGGCAATGACTGCGAACCTCCATCGGATCAACCCCTATGTGGAAGTTTCGAGTCATGAAGTCTGTCTGACCCCGGAGAACCTGACGGAGATCTTTGCCGGGGTCTCCGTAATCGTAGAGGCCTTCGATACGGCCGAAGCCAAGTCGATGATGATCAATACCGTCCTCCGGAAGATGGACGGGACCTTTGTCGTCTGCGCCTCGGGCCTCGCCGGGTACGGTCCCTCTGGGGAAATCCGGATCACTCCCTTCGGAAAACGGTGCTTCATCGTCGGCGATGGGACGACGGCCGCTGCGCCGGGAACGGGACTCATGTCCCCCCGGGTGGGAGTGGCGGCGCATCACCAGGCGAATGTTGTTTTACGTTTATTACTGGAGAAAAAATGA